In Afipia sp. GAS231, a single window of DNA contains:
- a CDS encoding peptidyl-prolyl cis-trans isomerase, with product MAPQLRVKPELKPEPPAPVPIASETGPKPPSLLHRWLREPLVHFLLAGALIFAIYELLNPTANRTDRTNQIALTKDDLRQLAVQWLAQGRPQPTADQMHALIEQRVSEEILSREAVALGLDKDDEIIKRRLAQKMDFLAADVAALQDPGDAELRAWYTQNSDRFALPARASFRHLYFSFDRPGARDRAAGILDKIAGKAADTPEVATVADPFMFQDYYAERAPDQIAKEFGPGFAKAVFQLKPGAWQGPIQSGYGWHLIFVDAIEPGRVPLFEEVQSDVKSAWLDQKQREIKRIAYEAMRARYTVVAPPIESVDFGSLRNPQAPIASTSVLPQ from the coding sequence ATGGCACCGCAGCTACGCGTCAAACCTGAGCTGAAGCCGGAGCCGCCCGCGCCGGTACCGATTGCGTCAGAGACCGGACCGAAGCCGCCAAGCCTGCTGCACAGGTGGTTGCGCGAGCCCCTGGTCCATTTCCTTCTTGCCGGCGCGCTGATCTTCGCGATCTACGAACTGTTGAACCCGACCGCAAACCGGACCGACCGAACCAATCAGATCGCGCTCACGAAGGACGATCTACGCCAATTGGCGGTGCAATGGCTCGCGCAAGGTCGGCCACAGCCGACGGCTGATCAGATGCACGCCCTGATCGAGCAGCGGGTAAGCGAGGAGATTCTCTCCCGTGAAGCCGTGGCGCTTGGGCTCGACAAGGATGACGAGATCATCAAGCGCCGGCTGGCGCAGAAGATGGATTTCCTGGCAGCAGATGTTGCCGCTTTGCAGGATCCCGGCGATGCCGAACTCAGAGCCTGGTATACGCAGAATTCGGATCGCTTTGCGCTTCCGGCGCGCGCGAGCTTTCGTCACCTGTACTTCTCCTTCGATCGACCTGGTGCCCGCGACAGGGCTGCCGGAATACTCGACAAGATCGCAGGTAAGGCGGCCGACACACCTGAGGTCGCTACGGTTGCCGACCCCTTCATGTTCCAAGACTACTACGCCGAACGCGCTCCCGACCAGATCGCCAAGGAGTTTGGCCCGGGTTTCGCAAAGGCGGTGTTTCAGCTCAAGCCTGGTGCATGGCAGGGGCCGATCCAGTCGGGCTATGGCTGGCACCTCATATTCGTCGACGCCATCGAGCCGGGCCGGGTGCCTTTGTTCGAGGAAGTTCAGTCCGACGTTAAATCCGCCTGGCTGGATCAAAAGCAGCGCGAGATCAAACGGATTGCATACGAGGCAATGCGTGCGCGCTACACGGTCGTGGCCCCGCCCATCGAATCGGTCGACTTCGGGAGCTTGCGGAATCCTCAGGCGCCAATCGCGTCGACAAGCGTGTTGCCGCAGTGA
- a CDS encoding YciI family protein: MLYAILAYHVEAEVMSWTPEQDAALMTNLLAVHDRLNAHKLLGPTARLGGTAKARTLRGPGAGMVLDGPFAETKEQLLGFYMVDCADEDAALGVARDLRRVNPTAVYEIRPIALYLPGAVIPETAAEGPVYGEP, from the coding sequence ATGCTTTACGCCATTCTGGCCTATCACGTCGAAGCCGAGGTCATGTCCTGGACGCCCGAGCAGGACGCGGCACTGATGACCAATCTGCTCGCCGTCCATGACCGGCTCAACGCGCACAAACTGCTCGGCCCGACGGCCCGGCTGGGCGGTACCGCCAAGGCCCGCACCCTTCGCGGCCCGGGCGCCGGCATGGTGCTGGACGGGCCGTTTGCCGAAACGAAAGAGCAGTTGCTGGGGTTCTACATGGTCGACTGCGCGGACGAGGACGCAGCCCTCGGCGTCGCCCGCGACCTGCGCCGGGTCAATCCGACGGCGGTCTACGAGATCCGTCCGATCGCGCTCTACCTCCCCGGGGCGGTGATCCCGGAGACGGCGGCGGAGGGACCGGTTTACGGGGAGCCGTAA
- a CDS encoding glycosyl hydrolase family 17 protein, with protein sequence MRTPLALFFVSIGCIAAAWWWLASPVTLVRAPIDPEAKLECVSYAPFRGEQTPHNPHLIVSPEQIAEDLGELAKVTKCIRTYSIDNGLDKVPELASKAGLKVLLGVWIGRDRAKNVLLINHAVALTNDNPGVVTSLIVGSEVLLRGEMTVSDLREFIRSAKSRVHVPVTYADVWEFWLRYREMTADVDFVTVHFLPYWEDVPPRAEDAAAHVDEVRKQLTVAFPGKEILIGETGWPSQGRMREVAVASRINQARFIAEILERARVEKFRVNLFEAYDEPWKRKWEGTVGGYWGVFNAGERQLKYPAGVAIGNYPLWKWQMAGGLALCVLIFLTAGLTLRRRPSSPGFSSWMAVAISATTSGVLLGVGIDKLIYESFGFDGWLRQGALLAAAIAAPLLSTQALMSGRPVPVFLDILGPAERRTQTFMTTLLGITLIAITLTSVETALGLVFDGRWRDFPFATLTMAVVPFTTLSLLSHPRSGARPVAEVVFAGLLALAAVYIGFNEGVANWQSLWTCAIYLLLGFTLLQVREGKSSEGKSSELQSERWSNEASGQLH encoded by the coding sequence TTGCGCACGCCACTGGCGCTCTTCTTTGTTTCGATCGGATGCATTGCTGCGGCGTGGTGGTGGCTGGCCTCGCCGGTCACTTTGGTGCGCGCGCCGATCGATCCCGAGGCCAAACTGGAATGCGTGTCCTACGCGCCGTTTCGCGGCGAACAGACGCCGCATAATCCGCATCTGATCGTTAGTCCGGAGCAGATCGCGGAAGATCTCGGCGAGCTTGCCAAGGTCACCAAATGCATCCGCACCTATTCGATCGATAACGGTTTGGACAAGGTCCCCGAGCTGGCGTCCAAAGCCGGGCTGAAAGTTCTGCTCGGCGTCTGGATCGGGCGCGATCGCGCCAAGAACGTGCTGCTGATCAATCACGCGGTCGCGCTGACCAACGACAACCCGGGCGTGGTGACGTCGCTCATCGTCGGCAGCGAGGTGTTGTTGCGCGGAGAGATGACGGTGTCGGACCTGCGCGAATTCATCCGCTCGGCCAAATCGCGCGTCCATGTTCCCGTGACCTACGCCGATGTCTGGGAGTTCTGGCTGCGCTACCGGGAAATGACCGCCGATGTCGATTTCGTCACCGTGCATTTCCTGCCCTATTGGGAGGACGTTCCGCCCCGCGCCGAAGACGCCGCGGCGCATGTCGATGAAGTCCGCAAGCAGTTGACGGTCGCCTTTCCCGGCAAGGAGATCCTGATCGGCGAGACCGGCTGGCCGAGCCAGGGACGGATGCGCGAGGTCGCGGTGGCCTCCCGCATCAATCAGGCGCGCTTCATTGCCGAGATTCTCGAACGGGCGAGGGTCGAGAAGTTTCGCGTCAATCTGTTCGAGGCCTATGACGAGCCGTGGAAGCGCAAGTGGGAAGGCACCGTCGGCGGCTATTGGGGCGTGTTCAATGCGGGTGAGCGCCAGCTGAAATATCCGGCGGGCGTTGCGATCGGAAACTACCCGCTCTGGAAATGGCAGATGGCGGGCGGGCTCGCGCTCTGCGTCCTGATCTTTCTCACGGCAGGGCTGACACTGCGGCGTCGACCGTCGTCGCCGGGATTTTCGTCGTGGATGGCGGTTGCGATATCCGCGACAACGAGCGGGGTGCTGCTCGGTGTCGGCATCGACAAGCTGATCTATGAAAGTTTCGGCTTCGACGGCTGGCTACGGCAAGGCGCGCTGCTGGCGGCAGCCATCGCCGCGCCGCTGTTGTCGACGCAAGCCTTGATGTCGGGGCGCCCGGTCCCGGTGTTTCTCGATATCCTCGGGCCTGCCGAACGCCGCACCCAGACCTTCATGACGACGCTGCTCGGCATTACACTGATCGCGATCACGCTGACATCGGTGGAAACCGCGCTGGGTCTGGTGTTCGACGGGCGCTGGCGCGATTTCCCGTTCGCTACCCTGACCATGGCCGTCGTACCGTTCACGACGCTCTCGCTGCTCAGCCATCCCCGCTCGGGTGCGCGGCCGGTTGCCGAAGTCGTGTTCGCGGGCTTGCTGGCGCTGGCAGCCGTCTACATCGGCTTCAACGAAGGCGTTGCCAACTGGCAATCGTTGTGGACCTGCGCGATCTATCTGCTGCTGGGCTTTACGCTGTTGCAGGTGCGCGAGGGAAAATCTTCAGAGGGCAAGTCCTCCGAGCTACAGTCCGAACGCTGGTCGAACGAGGCTTCTGGTCAATTGCATTGA
- a CDS encoding VOC family protein, with translation MVDQLGRFAWYELLTTDRPSAAAFYAEVVGWTVKDASSPELAYTLLTAGDAPVVGLMDLPEEGVRMGATPRWLGYVAVDDMDVRTSQIRRLGGAILVSPTDSNIGRIAVVADPQGATLALVTGLTYGQSQPSGLDQPGRVGWHELLAEDRSKVFPFYGELLGWQQASAEADPASVYELFSAAGQTIGGMLTKLPGVSQACWLHYFNVDDVGAAARRVNARGGRVLQGPIELPDDCWIVRCVDPQGALFALQGAWDQKGIERSSASEITWSAKWEGIASQGRMVLPKTKRQKS, from the coding sequence TTGGTCGATCAACTCGGACGCTTCGCTTGGTATGAGCTTCTGACGACGGACAGGCCGTCGGCGGCTGCCTTTTACGCCGAGGTCGTCGGCTGGACCGTGAAAGATGCGTCGAGCCCGGAACTTGCCTACACGCTGCTGACTGCAGGCGACGCTCCGGTCGTCGGGCTCATGGATCTCCCCGAAGAGGGGGTGCGAATGGGAGCAACGCCGAGATGGCTCGGCTACGTCGCCGTCGATGACATGGATGTGAGGACCTCGCAGATCCGCCGGCTTGGGGGCGCGATCCTGGTATCGCCGACCGACAGCAACATCGGCCGCATTGCGGTGGTCGCCGATCCGCAAGGAGCGACGCTTGCGCTGGTCACAGGGCTGACATATGGCCAATCGCAACCGAGCGGGTTGGACCAGCCCGGGCGTGTGGGCTGGCACGAGTTGCTGGCTGAAGACCGAAGCAAGGTCTTTCCGTTTTACGGCGAGCTTCTCGGCTGGCAACAGGCCTCCGCCGAAGCCGACCCGGCAAGCGTGTATGAATTGTTTTCGGCGGCCGGGCAGACGATCGGCGGCATGCTCACCAAGCTTCCGGGCGTATCGCAGGCGTGTTGGCTCCATTACTTCAATGTCGACGACGTCGGCGCGGCGGCCAGGCGGGTCAATGCTCGCGGCGGTCGGGTTCTCCAAGGGCCTATCGAGTTGCCCGATGATTGCTGGATCGTGCGATGTGTCGATCCCCAAGGCGCCCTGTTTGCGCTGCAGGGGGCGTGGGATCAGAAGGGCATCGAGCGATCCTCCGCCTCGGAAATCACCTGGTCCGCCAAATGGGAGGGCATTGCTTCACAGGGCAGGATGGTGCTTCCCAAGACGAAGCGACAAAAAAGCTAG
- a CDS encoding LLM class flavin-dependent oxidoreductase has translation MPQLANALHNANKLKLGLFSLNADGGIAITKVPERWRADWADIAEVAQMADRAGFEFILPIARWKGFGGELDVRTLCYETFTFAAALSAMTEQITIFSTVHVPVVHPVFAAKALVTVDHVSGGRAGLNIVAGWNQGEFDMFGHALAEHDRRYEQGLEWFEVMNRIFTSTERFDHDGEFYKLTGVIGKPQPVQRPRPLTMSAASSPAGRAFAMKTSDLLVTVLGVAGEGLPPVRALAAQRNAEGRPLQIITTTHVVCRETDREAEDYYQHYAVANADTEAVDYHMNMSRRNRQLDTNEIFNERKRYAGGLSSHPLIGRPEKIVDELLWLNAAGIDGVTLSFVNFRDELPFFIERVLPLLRQAGLRQ, from the coding sequence GTGCCCCAACTCGCCAACGCGCTCCACAACGCCAACAAGCTCAAGCTTGGCCTGTTTTCCCTCAACGCCGACGGCGGCATCGCGATTACGAAAGTGCCGGAGCGCTGGCGGGCGGACTGGGCCGATATTGCCGAGGTCGCCCAAATGGCCGACCGCGCCGGCTTCGAGTTCATCCTGCCGATCGCGCGCTGGAAGGGATTTGGCGGCGAGCTCGATGTCCGCACCCTGTGCTACGAGACCTTCACGTTTGCCGCGGCACTGAGCGCGATGACCGAACAGATCACGATCTTTTCCACGGTGCATGTGCCGGTCGTCCATCCGGTGTTCGCGGCCAAGGCGCTGGTGACGGTCGACCATGTCAGCGGCGGCCGCGCCGGGCTCAACATCGTGGCCGGGTGGAATCAGGGCGAGTTCGACATGTTCGGGCATGCGCTGGCCGAGCATGATCGCCGCTACGAGCAGGGGCTGGAATGGTTCGAGGTGATGAACCGGATCTTCACCTCGACGGAGCGGTTCGATCACGACGGCGAATTCTACAAGCTGACCGGCGTGATTGGAAAGCCGCAGCCGGTGCAACGGCCACGGCCGCTGACGATGTCGGCGGCGTCCTCACCGGCGGGACGGGCATTCGCGATGAAGACCAGCGATCTCCTGGTCACCGTGCTCGGCGTCGCCGGGGAGGGACTGCCGCCGGTGCGGGCGCTGGCCGCCCAGCGCAACGCCGAGGGCCGCCCGTTGCAGATCATCACCACGACGCATGTGGTGTGCCGCGAGACCGACCGCGAGGCGGAAGACTACTACCAGCATTACGCCGTTGCGAATGCCGACACCGAAGCGGTCGACTACCACATGAACATGTCGCGCCGGAATCGCCAGCTCGACACCAACGAGATCTTCAACGAGCGCAAGCGCTATGCCGGCGGCCTCAGTTCGCATCCGCTGATCGGCCGGCCGGAAAAGATCGTCGACGAATTGCTGTGGCTCAACGCCGCCGGAATCGACGGCGTCACGCTGTCATTCGTCAACTTTAGGGATGAACTGCCGTTCTTCATCGAGCGGGTGCTGCCGCTGCTGCGGCAGGCCGGCTTGCGGCAGTAG
- the rlmB gene encoding 23S rRNA (guanosine(2251)-2'-O)-methyltransferase RlmB has translation MSDRDRKPPFRRGGGKPFEKGRKPGGRPTWRDRDSSPDGPVILYGWHTVSAALANPERGIRRLLLTENAARRLSDENIDTKVTPEIVRPSEIDARLGPDAVHQGLLAEADPLPSPDLETLPQEGIVLVLDQITDPHNVGAILRSAAAFAVKAIVTTARHSPEATGVLAKSASGALEMVPVVTVQNLARALNELNELGFLTVGLDSEGSTDLAAVELRQPLALVLGAEGKGLRQLTRETCNVVARLDMPGEIKSLNVSNAAVLALYIGASRLGLMK, from the coding sequence ATGAGCGATCGCGATCGAAAACCGCCGTTCCGCCGTGGCGGCGGCAAACCCTTCGAAAAAGGCCGAAAACCGGGCGGCCGACCGACCTGGCGGGACCGCGACAGCAGTCCGGACGGGCCGGTGATTCTCTATGGCTGGCACACGGTTTCGGCCGCTTTGGCCAACCCGGAGCGCGGAATCCGCAGGCTATTGCTGACCGAGAACGCCGCCCGCCGGCTCAGCGACGAGAATATCGACACCAAGGTCACCCCCGAAATCGTCCGACCGAGCGAAATCGACGCCCGGCTCGGGCCCGACGCCGTCCACCAGGGCCTGCTGGCGGAGGCCGATCCCCTGCCCTCGCCTGACCTCGAGACGCTGCCCCAGGAAGGCATCGTGCTGGTGCTCGACCAGATCACCGATCCGCACAATGTCGGCGCCATCCTGCGCTCGGCGGCGGCCTTTGCGGTCAAGGCGATCGTCACCACCGCCAGGCACAGTCCGGAGGCGACCGGCGTGCTGGCCAAGTCAGCCTCGGGCGCACTGGAAATGGTGCCTGTCGTGACCGTGCAGAACCTCGCCCGCGCGCTGAACGAGCTGAACGAGCTGGGCTTCCTGACGGTCGGCCTCGACAGCGAGGGCAGCACGGACCTTGCCGCAGTCGAACTGCGGCAGCCGCTGGCGCTGGTGCTGGGCGCCGAGGGCAAGGGCCTGCGGCAATTGACGCGCGAGACCTGCAACGTGGTGGCCCGCCTCGACATGCCCGGCGAGATCAAGAGCCTCAACGTCTCGAACGCCGCGGTGCTGGCGCTCTACATCGGTGCGTCCAGGCTCGGTCTGATGAAATAG
- a CDS encoding GH1 family beta-glucosidase, whose product MPGFSRRQFAKILGWTTLGLSGATGARGADAPADRRREITGAPPGFPDGFLWGTATSSYQIEGAVNEDGRGPSIWDLFARKPGAISDWSTGEVACDHYHRYREDVQLMKALGAKTYRFSIAWPRVFPDGTGTPNPKGLDFYDRLLDELLAGGIEPFATLYHWDLPQALQTRFGGWTSRDTSKAFADYSAYVAGRLSDRVKHFFTINECSRTVSLGHQYGSDAPGLKLPQAEVNQVRHHIALGHGLAVQAIRAQARAGTKVGPAENAVSCIPAIDTPANVRAAEIAMRELNAGYLTVMMEGKYTDAYLAQAGNDAPKFTPDDLRIISSPVDFVGLNIYMPDHYVVAADNGRGFTLAPFPASFPHMDAPWLRFGPETMYWTPRHVAKLWNVKSIYITENGTSGTDQVAADGGISDLDRVMYLRNYLAQLQRATSEGVPVHGYFLWSLLDNFEWSDGFEKRFGLYRVDFDTQRRTPKLSASFYRETIARNAVV is encoded by the coding sequence TTGCCAGGATTTTCCCGACGCCAGTTTGCCAAAATTCTGGGCTGGACGACGCTCGGATTGTCCGGCGCCACCGGGGCTCGCGGCGCCGATGCGCCGGCTGATCGGCGCAGGGAAATAACAGGCGCCCCACCCGGCTTTCCGGACGGCTTTCTGTGGGGCACGGCCACGTCCTCCTATCAGATCGAAGGCGCCGTCAACGAGGACGGCCGTGGCCCGTCGATCTGGGACCTTTTCGCGCGCAAGCCCGGCGCGATCTCGGATTGGAGCACGGGAGAAGTGGCCTGCGACCATTATCATCGGTACCGGGAAGACGTTCAACTGATGAAGGCGCTGGGCGCAAAAACCTATCGGTTTTCGATCGCATGGCCGCGCGTTTTCCCGGATGGTACCGGCACGCCGAACCCCAAAGGTCTCGACTTCTACGACCGCCTGCTCGACGAACTACTGGCAGGCGGGATCGAGCCGTTTGCAACGCTGTATCACTGGGACCTGCCGCAGGCGCTGCAGACCCGCTTCGGCGGCTGGACCTCCCGCGACACGTCAAAGGCGTTCGCGGATTACTCAGCCTATGTCGCCGGCCGCCTGAGCGACCGGGTCAAACACTTCTTCACGATCAATGAATGCTCGAGAACGGTGTCGCTCGGCCACCAATACGGCTCCGACGCCCCCGGCCTGAAATTACCGCAGGCGGAAGTGAACCAGGTCCGGCACCACATCGCCCTTGGACACGGTCTTGCCGTGCAGGCGATCCGCGCCCAGGCGCGCGCCGGGACCAAGGTGGGCCCGGCGGAAAATGCCGTGAGCTGTATCCCCGCGATCGATACGCCGGCGAACGTCCGCGCCGCCGAGATCGCGATGCGCGAACTCAATGCCGGTTATCTGACCGTGATGATGGAGGGAAAATACACCGACGCTTATCTGGCGCAGGCCGGCAACGACGCGCCGAAGTTCACGCCAGACGATCTGCGCATCATTTCATCGCCGGTCGATTTCGTCGGACTGAACATCTATATGCCCGATCATTACGTCGTCGCTGCCGACAATGGGCGCGGGTTCACGCTGGCGCCCTTCCCCGCATCGTTTCCGCATATGGACGCGCCCTGGCTCAGATTTGGCCCCGAGACGATGTACTGGACGCCGCGCCATGTCGCCAAACTGTGGAACGTGAAGTCGATCTATATCACCGAGAACGGCACGTCGGGGACCGACCAGGTGGCCGCCGACGGCGGCATCTCGGACCTCGATCGCGTGATGTATCTGCGCAATTACCTCGCGCAGTTGCAGCGCGCGACATCCGAGGGCGTGCCGGTGCACGGCTATTTTCTGTGGAGCCTCTTAGACAATTTCGAATGGTCGGATGGATTCGAGAAACGCTTCGGTCTCTACCGGGTCGATTTCGATACCCAGCGTCGCACGCCAAAACTCAGCGCCTCGTTCTATCGCGAGACCATCGCGCGTAACGCGGTGGTGTGA
- a CDS encoding alkaline phosphatase family protein, with the protein MPPSEKPAKQQPKNVLWIMCDQLRYDYLGCTGHPVLKTPNIDAMAKRGVLFSNAYVQSPICGPSRMSFYTGRYMRSHGSHWNGWPLRIGEPTLGDHLKKIGVRNVLVGKTHMAPDLEGLKNLGIAPDSIIGVHVSECGFEPYERDDGLHPTGRPRPAYDEYLRQQGYNADNPWEHWANSGADADGSLQNGWLLVHADKAARVPEEHSETPYMTRRAMDFIAEAEDDGRPWCLHLSYIKPHWPYIAPEPYASMYATSDVQPAIRSDIERDNAHPVFAAYMNMRYSKNMSRDEAREKVIPTYMGLIKQIDDQMGVLMQFLDVRGLLDSTMIVFTSDHGDYLGDHWMGEKDLFHEQSAKIPLIVIDPSAAADGTRGTVCDALVEGIDLAPTFIDYFGSKPPDHILEGRSLLPLLHAHKPADWRKVVFSEYDYAMQDVRLMLGQPIERCRLFMVYDGRWKFIHASGFRPMLYDLDSDPEEFCDRGADPSCADVVARLQAELLDWALHPKGHITTPNEKIANYANQQLQVKNGVLIGIWDETELGAIREKIGIKP; encoded by the coding sequence ATGCCGCCTTCCGAAAAGCCTGCGAAGCAACAGCCGAAAAACGTGCTCTGGATCATGTGCGACCAGCTTCGCTACGACTATCTCGGCTGTACCGGCCACCCCGTGCTGAAGACGCCGAACATCGATGCGATGGCCAAGCGCGGCGTGCTGTTCTCCAACGCCTATGTGCAATCGCCGATCTGCGGCCCGTCGCGGATGTCGTTCTACACCGGCCGCTATATGCGTTCACACGGCTCGCACTGGAACGGCTGGCCGTTGCGGATCGGCGAACCGACGCTCGGCGATCACTTGAAGAAGATCGGCGTCCGCAATGTGCTGGTCGGCAAGACCCACATGGCGCCCGACCTCGAAGGCCTGAAGAATCTCGGCATCGCGCCCGACTCGATCATCGGCGTGCACGTGTCGGAATGCGGCTTCGAACCCTATGAGCGCGACGACGGCCTGCATCCGACCGGACGCCCTCGCCCGGCCTACGACGAGTATTTGCGCCAGCAGGGCTACAACGCCGACAATCCGTGGGAGCACTGGGCCAATTCCGGCGCCGACGCCGACGGCTCCCTGCAAAACGGCTGGCTGCTGGTTCACGCCGACAAGGCCGCGCGCGTCCCCGAAGAGCATTCCGAGACGCCCTACATGACGCGGCGCGCGATGGATTTCATCGCGGAGGCCGAAGACGATGGCCGCCCGTGGTGCCTGCATCTGTCCTACATCAAGCCGCACTGGCCCTATATCGCGCCGGAGCCCTATGCCAGCATGTACGCCACGTCAGACGTGCAGCCCGCGATCCGCTCCGACATCGAACGCGACAACGCGCATCCGGTGTTCGCCGCCTACATGAACATGCGCTATTCGAAAAACATGTCGCGCGACGAGGCCCGCGAAAAAGTCATTCCGACCTATATGGGCCTGATCAAGCAGATCGACGACCAGATGGGCGTCTTGATGCAGTTCCTCGACGTACGTGGCCTGCTCGACAGCACCATGATCGTGTTCACGTCGGATCACGGCGACTATCTCGGCGATCACTGGATGGGCGAGAAGGATCTGTTCCACGAACAGTCCGCGAAAATCCCGCTGATTGTGATCGATCCGTCGGCGGCTGCCGACGGCACGCGCGGCACGGTGTGCGACGCGCTCGTCGAGGGGATCGACCTCGCGCCGACCTTCATCGATTATTTCGGCAGCAAACCGCCGGACCATATTCTGGAGGGCCGTTCGCTGCTGCCGCTGCTGCACGCACACAAACCGGCCGACTGGCGCAAGGTGGTGTTCTCCGAATACGACTACGCCATGCAGGATGTCCGCCTGATGCTGGGACAGCCGATCGAGCGCTGCCGGCTGTTCATGGTGTATGACGGCCGCTGGAAATTCATCCACGCGTCGGGTTTTCGCCCCATGCTCTACGACCTCGACAGCGATCCGGAGGAATTTTGCGATCGCGGCGCCGATCCATCCTGCGCCGATGTGGTCGCGCGGCTGCAGGCGGAGTTGCTCGACTGGGCGCTGCATCCGAAGGGACACATCACCACGCCGAACGAAAAGATCGCCAATTATGCGAACCAGCAATTGCAGGTGAAAAACGGCGTCCTGATCGGCATCTGGGACGAGACCGAACTCGGTGCGATCAGGGAGAAGATCGGAATCAAGCCTTGA
- a CDS encoding HupE/UreJ family protein, producing the protein MVLMQPAHAHEIRPAYLQIDEVGPGRYQLLWRTPMLAGMRLPVVLRLPDEIHNVVEPVAQELSDSLVERQVIDVGAQGLAGKRIEFVGLQATVTDVLVRVQMLDGTHSTTLVRPSQPWVDIATSLGPLAVAGAYLSHGIEHILFGFDHLLFVLGLILIVRNTRMLLLTVTGFTVAHSITLSLATLGVIHVPGPPVEACIALSILLLASEILRRQRGEPSLTATWPWAVAFAFGLLHGLGFASALIDIGLPQGDVPIALLAFNIGVEMGQLAFIAAVLGVMQLARQFRIPETVESRLRTVTAYGVGVVAAFWFVERLAGFWA; encoded by the coding sequence ATGGTGCTGATGCAGCCCGCGCACGCTCACGAGATCCGGCCGGCCTATCTGCAGATCGATGAAGTCGGGCCCGGCCGCTACCAACTGCTTTGGCGAACGCCGATGCTTGCCGGCATGCGCCTGCCGGTTGTGCTGCGCCTCCCGGACGAGATTCACAATGTTGTCGAGCCTGTCGCGCAAGAGCTCTCAGATTCCCTCGTCGAACGCCAGGTCATTGACGTGGGCGCTCAGGGACTGGCGGGGAAGCGCATTGAGTTCGTGGGGCTTCAGGCTACGGTCACGGATGTTCTGGTGCGCGTGCAGATGCTGGATGGCACGCATTCGACTACGCTGGTGCGGCCGTCGCAGCCTTGGGTCGACATCGCGACGTCGCTGGGGCCTCTCGCGGTCGCGGGCGCCTATCTGTCGCACGGCATTGAGCACATCCTGTTCGGCTTCGACCATCTTCTATTCGTGCTCGGGCTTATCCTCATCGTGCGCAACACGCGGATGCTATTGTTGACGGTGACGGGCTTCACCGTCGCACATTCGATCACGCTCTCGCTTGCGACCCTGGGCGTTATCCATGTGCCGGGACCGCCGGTCGAGGCGTGTATTGCTCTCAGCATTCTGCTTCTGGCGAGCGAGATCCTCCGGCGGCAGCGAGGGGAACCCAGCCTGACCGCCACCTGGCCATGGGCGGTCGCTTTTGCATTCGGGCTTCTGCACGGCCTCGGTTTCGCCAGCGCCCTGATCGATATCGGTCTCCCACAAGGCGACGTTCCGATAGCGCTGCTAGCCTTCAACATCGGCGTCGAGATGGGACAGCTTGCTTTCATCGCCGCCGTTCTCGGCGTGATGCAGTTGGCTAGGCAATTTCGGATCCCCGAGACCGTCGAAAGTCGGCTGCGGACGGTCACGGCCTATGGGGTCGGCGTCGTGGCAGCGTTCTGGTTCGTTGAACGGCTGGCAGGATTTTGGGCATGA